The DNA segment AATAAATAGAAAAATGCAACACGAGGAACGCCCGCCATTTGGGCCGCCAGACCGGTGCTTAATTTGCCGGTTTCATAGAGCTTTAAGGCTAAAAGCAGCCGGGCTTCATTTTCAAATTCGTCGGGGTCTTGTTGTAAAGCCCATAGAACTTCAGATGGATAATCAATGGATAGGGTATTCATCTTTTCCT comes from the Anaerolineae bacterium genome and includes:
- a CDS encoding UPF0175 family protein, with the protein product MNTLSIDYPSEVLWALQQDPDEFENEARLLLALKLYETGKLSTGLAAQMAGVPRVAFFYLLGQHGLSPFGETPEELEEDFSHAQQAARRAGNSE